One Aphidius gifuensis isolate YNYX2018 linkage group LG5, ASM1490517v1, whole genome shotgun sequence genomic region harbors:
- the LOC122856331 gene encoding uncharacterized protein LOC122856331 codes for MAQEPKDLLSALTAYERARERKEASRARRRADLARRHEQAQASLYLIEAEALQEGYEMPASAFRGVYFHDPLADNRGDLDGAVELDNVGGADAIDLRVARREEMLRGVPVGGIAGGAHNIHGVFAAGGAGAGRGNGGTLEGRAGGVILGQMPVNEFESSRYWRKQYFQSILGGGGNQGPGNYTGRRGRERGRQGRQGGRNGPANVFYLGQ; via the exons atGGCTCAAGAACCAAAA gACCTCCTAAGTGCATTGACAGCTTATGAACGTGCTCGTGAAAGAAAGGAAGCATCCCGGGCACGACGCAGAGCTGATCTTGCTCGACGTCACGAGCAAGCTCAAGCTAGTCTTTATTTGATTGAAGCAGAAGCCCTTCAAGAAGGCTACGAAATGCCAGCTTCAGCTTTTCGTGgtgtttattttcatgatccACTTGCTGATAATCGTGGTGATCTTGATGGTGCTGTGGAGCTTGATAATGTTGGAGGTGCTGATGCCATCGATTTGAGAGTTGCTCGTCGGGAAGAAATGTTGAGAGGTGTACCAGTCGGTGGTATTGCTGGTGGTGCACATAATATTCATGGTGTTTTTGCTGCTGGTGGTGCTGGGGCTGGACGTGGTAATGGTGGTACTCTTGAAGGTCGTGCTGGAGGTGTCATTCTTGGTCAGATGCCAGTCAACGAGTTTGAAAGTTCCag GTACTGGCGAAAGCAGTACTTCCAATCAAtacttggtggtggtggtaatcaAGGACCAGGAAATTACACCGGGAGACGAGGACGAGAACGAGGACGACAAGGTAGACAAGGTGGTCGAAATGGACCCGCCAATGTCTTCTATTTAggacaataa
- the LOC122856332 gene encoding uncharacterized protein LOC122856332, with protein sequence MPNKNLAPLLHRRVTTHQNHHHNGYCMRSSKNEYGQTIKRCRFGFPRPVTETFVLRDPAIAIANHRHSRSKNKLYDLPKTEDEGNINDYNPVILTVWEGNVDIQYVGETSSALTGYVTKYITKHERSKTQAMVNDIDSTASLLTRLWNFAFQSLNNREIGALEAADTLLGTFLSGTDSNTKIKWLNVRQIRGRKVKPFEEIKTLDEDSTDIFAPSLIDDHYPSRPVVLENLCLYEFCKEWDVVRSEPVSDKVENTDELKDGFETFADSFNAKKDELQEACNYYKRLDDFQEGLDHMQKLIEEKENEIIGNKPEDQLEDPINDGITEKAAGEAMKDFKDIGNADAEEEVDLDELISELNADQLRVFQKVTDVFTDDKDEPLKIYISGEGGTGKSFLIYVIKTWIRKTLNRQIAIAAPTGLAAFGINGMTLHRIFSLPVQHGGTPKYMALSDGALKVLREQLRDIALVIVDEISMVSNVTLMYVYRRLNEIFNTSDELNEWFGKKHILFFGDLMQLMPVAQDAVYMDLSSDDTKKCLESMGHFNIWKQLVEYDELTINMRQRNDDAYGKLLSRLRVGSMTKKDVQLLSTRNINLDIFPVGDRLDELCNYIQKLPSSAVCLLPTNEMCDAINSAMLDKIKTQKVYNLCANDTIDCKPIYRKNAEKANNEYDASRSAGLAKNITNKIGAKIMIRRNIDYTLGMVNGALGTVVSVSKSMDGKNLQSIVVKLTKGGHDCIVERIDVKFQLSDGVFVIRSQFPICVSYAMTIHKSQGVSLECAIVDVGETSFAKGMTYVALSRDTTLNGLHLINFDPSKAIASQQAIEEYNRLRKIYKLDLKEIPISNRSFPKNFDTKWCFKSFLVDIECEKKSKVINTLSNVHGLSNDNGSSSYVNSVMQCILHSEVINESLKNISNSHHSVVAKFFNEYISKMTSSADEIKTFVGEAFNHNNEDDPAKFLTALCTKDHVLTKHLGHEEKSTLCQ encoded by the exons AtgccaaataaaaatttggcaCCATTATTGCATCGTAGGGTAACGActcatcaaaatcatcatcataatggTTATTGTATGAGGtcatcaaaaaatgaatacgGACAAACGATTAAACGCTGTCGATTTGGATTTCCTAGACCTGTTACCGAGACATTTGTCTTACGTGATCCAGCAATCGCAATCGCAAATCACAGACATTCACGGTCTAAGAATAAACTATATGATCTCCCTAAAACCGAAGATGAAGGgaatattaatgattataatcCTGTTATTCTTACAGTTTGGGAAGGGAATGTGGATATTCAATATGTAGGTGAAACTTCCTCAGCCCTAACAGGGTatgttacaaaatatataacgaAACATGAGCGATCAAAAACTCAAGCGATGGTCAATGATATTGACTCCACAGCATCATTGCTCACCAGATTATGGAATTTCGCTtttcaaagtttaaataatagagAAATTGGAGCTCTTGAAGCAGCAGATACATTATTAGGAACTTTTTTGAGTGGAACTGAtagtaatacaaaaataaaatggttgAATGTGAGACAAATTAGAGGGCGTAAAGTAAAACCGTTTGAGGAAATTAAAACATTGGATGAAGATTCAACCGATATTTTTGCCCCGTCTTTAATTGATGACCATTATCCTTCACGTCCTGTTGTTTTGGAAAATCTTTGTCTATATGAGTTTTGCAAAGAGTGGGACGTTGTTAGATCTGAGCCTGTGTCTGATAAAGTCGA AAACACTGATGAATTGAAAGATGGTTTTGAGACATTCGCTGATTCATTTAATGCTAAAAAAGATGAACTTCAAGAAGCGTGTAATTATTACAAGCGTCTAGATGATTTTCAAGAAGGATTAGATCATATGCAAAAActaattgaagaaaaagaaaatgaaattatcgGAAATAAACCTGAGGATCAACTAGAAGATCCAATAAATGATGGTATTACGGAAAAAGCTGCTGGTGAAGCGATGAAAGATTTTAAAGATATTGGTAATGCAGATGCAGAAGAAGAAGTTGATTTAGATGAACTGATCAGCGAGTTGAATGCTGATCAGCTAAGAGTCTTCCAGAAAGTGACTGATGTTTTTACGGATGATAAAGATGaacctttaaaaatttatattagtgGAGAAGGTGGAACAGGTAAAAGCTTTCTAATCTACGTTATTAAAACTTGGATTCGAAAAACATTAAATCGTCAAATTGCAATTGCCGCTCCTACAGGCCTTGCTGCATTTGGTATTAACGGTATGACGCTGCATAGAATTTTTTCACTGCCGGTTCAGCATGGAGGTACACCAAAGTACATGGCTTTATCTGACGGTGCTCTTAAGGTATTACGTGAACAGTTAAGAGACATTGCACTAGTGATTGTTGACGAAATTTCAATGGTTTCTAATGTTACGTTAATGTATGTATATCGCagattgaatgaaatttttaatacttctgatgaattaaatgaatGGTTCGGTAAAAAACATATCCTATTTTTTGGAGATCTAATGCAACTTATGCCAGTTGCTCAAGACGCAGTTTACATGGATTTATCATCCGATGATACGAAAAAATGTCTTGAATCTATGggacattttaatatttggaaACAATTGGTTGAATATGATGAACTTACTATAAATATGCGTCAGCGAAATGATGATGCCTATGGGAAACTTTTGTCTCGATTGAGAGTTGGATCTATGACGAAAAAAGATGTTCAGCTGTTAAGCACTcggaatataaatttagatatattCCCTGTTGGTGACAGACTCGATGAACTGtgtaattatatacaaaaattgccTTCATCTGCTGTATGCTTGTTACCAACTAATGAAATGTGTGATGCAATAAATTCTGCTATgttagacaaaataaaaacacaaaaagtATATAATCTCTGTGCAAATGATACCATCGATTGTAAGCctatttatcgaaaaaatgcAGAAAAAGCTAACAATGAATATGATGCTAGTCGATCAGCTGGtttagcaaaaaatataacaaataaaatcggTGCAAAAATCATGATTAGGCGAAATATTGACTACACATTAGGCATGGTCAATGGTGCACTTGGTACAGTTGTATCTGTTTCAAAGAGTATGGATGGTAAAAACTTGCAATCAATTGTCGTTAAATTAACTAAAGGAGGCCATGATTGTATAGTTGAAAGAATAGATGTGAAATTCCAGTTGTCTGATGGAGTGTTCGTAATACGTTCACAATTTCCTATTTGTGTTAGTTACGCAATGACAATACATAAATCTCAGGGAGTTAGTTTAGAGTGTGCTATTGTTGACGTCGGTGAAACGTCTTTTGCCAAAGGTATGACTTACGTTGCACTTTCGCGAGATACAACATTAAATGGtttgcatttaataaattttgacccATCAAAAGCAATAGCAAGTCAGCAAGCAATCGAAGAATACAATCGTTTgcggaaaatttataaacttgatTTGAAAGAAATTCCAATTTCGAATAGAAGTTTTccgaaaaattttgataccaAGTGGTGTTTCAAATCATTTTTGGTTGATAtagaatgtgaaaaaaaatccaaagttATCAACACGCTGTCTAATGTACATGGATTATCTAATGATAATGGTTCATCGAGCTATGTAAACTCTGTGATGCAATGTATATTACACTCAGAAGTTATAAATGAgtcattaaaaaacattagcAACTCACACCATTCGGTAGtagctaaatttttcaatgagtaCATTTCAAAAATGACTTCTTCAGcagatgaaattaaaacatttgttGGTGAAGCGTTCAACCATAATAACGAAGATGATCctgctaaatttttaacagcACTCTGTACAAAAGATCATGTTCTTACCAAGCATTTAGGCCATGAAGAaaa